Within Fusarium fujikuroi IMI 58289 draft genome, chromosome FFUJ_chr08, the genomic segment AACTGTGGGCATCTATCCTGCTTTCACGTCGCCAATGCCGATACCCCAACACCAAGCACTAACAAGTCCGAGATCGATGCGATTCAACAGCGAGTACGAACCTTGGAAGAACTCGCGAACCCACAAGACCGTGATCGACTCTCCCACGTTGTTCGTCGCATCAGCGAGCTGGAGGAGACggtcgagaagaacaaggacgaAACCGATACTGAACTCAAAGGCTCATACCGCAACGCATCTGCTGCATGGGCGCTTGTTACACAATTGCAGCAACAGATTAAAGGCTTGGAACAAACCCTTCGATCTCAAGGCGAACAGCTGGCAAGGACAGGGAGCGAAGTGGACGATTTGCGCAATCGTCAACTTGAGCTACTAGATAGCGACGAATGCTTGGAAGAAAGGATCGAAAAGTTGGAGAGTGCCGAGCCTTTATTGTCTCCTCCCCAAGACCCAAATCTAAGCAACGCCACCGTCAACACCTTTCATCTCTCGCCCACAGCCACTGTCCCCTCCCAGCTGCCGTTGAACTCAACGCACAGCTTGCCGATAAAACCTACCGCCCCGACCGAACGTCCAAGGTCATGGACAGTGCATGTGTCCTTAATGCCTTCCAAGGACACACCCTTCCCATTTGAAAAGGATACAACCTCATACAAGAGATGTCTGTCCCGTGGACTTCATCGTATGCTCGCAGTAGAAGGAGACGATGCCAAGTCTGTCACAGAGGCTGTATCACGGGCATTTGAACCCCTACTCAAAGGACGGCCGTGGGTTCCATTGCAAGCAAAGCTTTGCGATGCTGAGCGTCTACAAGGCCTGCCAATGTTACGACCCCTGGAGGCCAGGCTCATCCACGGTCCGTACGACCGCGCGTTCCTCAAGCAACACTGCGCCGTGCTAGATGCTAGTGGCAAGATGGACTCATTATATATAGCAATGGAGCATGACTCCTTATCTTGGAACTTCTTGAAGAGGTCCCCAATCTATCTAGACGGGCTGGAGTCCGCATGGGAGCGCGATAGCGTACTCGACAAAAAGGACGAACAAGACCCGTCGTCCAGGGAGAACGGCGATGAAGGTGACGAGTCACCGCCCGCCGGCAACATCGTTGGAGCCTTGACAGGCTTGAAGCGTAGCATGTCTGAGATTTCATGCTCGTCTCTCGATGACACCGAATTACCGTTGGCCAAGTTGCCACGAACATGCAAGACATCTCAACTGGAGATGCGACGCGGCGTAGAAACTGCAAGGTGATGTGCAGCATCGGAAAACAGGAAATGAACGACCTGGATCTCATCGGGGACAGGTGTAAACATCATGAAAGCGAGTTCTTTTTTACTGGCATATAATGGGGCGTTCAAATATGTGCTTGGGCAAGTATTGATACCTCGGGCATAGCATTggcctttttattttttatttttcaaAAGCATGGCCGGGCTTGGTTAGGCTAGACAGGAACTGGATTTAGAATAAGAATATTAGATGATAGAGTGGCTATTTATGTACGAGAACAAGGAGTCTGGCCATTACCGGACAATTTCATGGGTTCTAAACGTCTTCAAACTCTATCTCCTCgctgtcttcgtcttctttttgttcttgagTATCTGGTCCAGCCAGCTTCACTTTCTTGGTGGCAGGGACATCTTCGAATaagtcttcctcttcttcttcgtcctcttcctcctctgatTTTTCTTGTGCTATCTccgccttgagcttctcgaatATATCGTCTATTTGAGCATTGGCCACGGCCGGTGCTGCTGGGCCGGCATCTTTGCTGGactccttcttgacgactGATGCAGTGCCCGGAGCAGCgcctgctgagaaggacTCCCCAGTGACTGTACTATTAGACATCCATGATGGCAGCGCATTTTGCTTCGCTATCTGCTCCTTGCGCGCCTGCTCTGCCGCCTTCTCGGCTTCTGTAGGGCCATCCGATGTTGAGATGTTAACTGCAATCGATTGTGGCCCTGTGTTGGTCAAGCCCTTGACCGCCATAGGTCGGTTCGCGCCAGAGTCTACTGCAGTAGTCTGAGCGCGCTGATGTGTTTCGTCGCGCTTCACCGGGCGTGCTTTAGCAAACGCGCGATCGAAGTCGCATTCAGGAATGTGGACGGCATCGATCTTGGGAAGCAGTTCACTGATGAATTTGAACTGGTCATTGAGTCGCGTTGACTGCTCGTGCCCAGTCGACGTCCGGTCGGCCTCAAAGGTCAGAACATGAGAGCAGCGATGGCATAAGAATCCTTCCGGGCCAACGTTGTCCAGAACCTCCATCGCCGTCCATTCTGCTTTGCAAAATGAGCAAAAGTACTCTTTTTTCTCGCTCGCGACTTGCGTAGTACCCTGTACTTCTTTATCGATAGTGTAAACGCGCCATTTGATGGCGTCTATTGTGGCTCGGTAGTCGATGTAATACCATGTTTTGTTGCTCGGTCTTGGGTTGCCTTCTCGCAGCTCTGATCGTGTGTGTCTGCCCCGGGTCCAGTCAGTCAAGGGCTATTCGGCGAAGATTCCCTTCACATACACCACCAAAAATCGATCCTCACGTAGCTTTCCGCATATCTTGTGGAGTTCCTTTGTGTTGGTAGACATCAAGTAGGCCAAATCATCGTCTCGAAGCCTAGCAAGACACCGTGGTTAGCAAGCAAGTACTTTTCCAGCACAGGAGTGTAATAGTCATACTCACGCCTCATGCAGAATAAGCGCATCAATCACAAGTATGTCGCGGGTTTCGTAGAACGCCCGCGCAACGGACTTGATAAGTGTGATTGCGagatccatgatgatgttggtttaATGCAAGAATGTGATCGCGTATATCAAGTGCAGGAGGATGAATTAAAGGTGTGATGACGTAATCAGAACCCGTTATAAAAACTGCAGGCAACCAAGAGAAGAGTCACAgctgcctgcctgcctgcctgcaGTACTACCTAGGTGTTCATAAGGTATGAGGTAAAGGAAGAGTTTCAGGCGgaaatacctacctagtagcAATCAAGACTTGGAGCTAGGTGGTCACGATGCGGGTTGAAATATGCAGTGTCGTTTAGTCAGATGCCAATGGGAACCATCATTCTGCCATGAACACTTCTTTGAGATACCTCAATAGCCACGTTCATCTGACAATACAAAGCAATGCATTCACGCGAGGCAAGCCAAGGGCATTGGCATAAAGTAGAGCCTTTCTTTGACTGCTTCTTATATCTGTTCAACAGAAGTCACAAAAGTCGGAGAAAAGTTAAAGATAATATGAATGAATAGATTCATCACTAAGCATCATTAGGCCGGCATTATTCATGCTCAACTCGGTGTTGCGGTGctgaaagacatgatgaattCATTGGCCCATACGAAATTACATGCCTCTTTCACGATGACA encodes:
- a CDS encoding related to transcription initiation factor IIE chain TFA1; its protein translation is MDLAITLIKSVARAFYETRDILVIDALILHEALRDDDLAYLMSTNTKELHKICGKLREDRFLVVHTRSELREGNPRPSNKTWYYIDYRATIDAIKWRVYTIDKEVQGTTQVASEKKEYFCSFCKAEWTAMEVLDNVGPEGFLCHRCSHVLTFEADRTSTGHEQSTRLNDQFKFISELLPKIDAVHIPECDFDRAFAKARPVKRDETHQRAQTTAVDSGANRPMAVKGLTNTGPQSIAVNISTSDGPTEAEKAAEQARKEQIAKQNALPSWMSNSTVTGESFSAGAAPGTASVVKKESSKDAGPAAPAVANAQIDDIFEKLKAEIAQEKSEEEEDEEEEEDLFEDVPATKKVKLAGPDTQEQKEDEDSEEIEFEDV